DNA from Aquaspirillum sp. LM1:
CATTGTGCCGCTATAAAACCCTTCGCCGGTCTTGTTCAACTCCACTTCCTGGTCACGTTGCGACAGGGTGGGATGCAACATCCACAAGCGCAGCTTGGCGGGTGCGGCTTCTACCGGGCTTTGCAGCATGATGCGCACATTGCGCCCGCCGTCGCCAAACATCACCTGTGCGCCCATTTTCAGCCGGGCGGCGGCGTTGTCGCGGGTCAGCTCGATATTGATTTCCTTGCCGCGCTTGTAGTAGTCGTCATTCACCAGGGTGTCTTCGGTTTTCACCGCCAGCACCGCCGTGCTGATGCCAGCCACCACCACCACCATCGGACCCAGCATCAGCAACCAGGGCCAGCGTTGGCGATACCAGGGCAGGGCGGACGGGGTGGCGGGTTTGTGCATCATGACGGGTTTACTCTCCAATAAAACTGCTGTGCTCTTCAATATCTACCGAGTCATCGCCAACCGATTTCACTTCAAACTCGATCTTGTGGCTGCCTTTGGGCGCGCTTTCCGGCGGAACCTGCACATTGATGGTCACCAGCACATTTTGCGTCGGGCCCACATCAATGATGTCACGTTCGGCCACCAGCTTGATGCCCGGCAGGCCCTTGACCGACAGCTTCAGCTTTTGCTGATTCTCGGAGATATTGATAAAGCGGATATTGTACGTATTTTCCAGCAAACCATCCTGAGTTTCACGCACCAGTGACGCGCGGTCGCGGATGATGTCCACCTTCAGCGGCTGGCGCAAGAACAGCCCAGTAACCGCAATGCTGAACACGGTAAACAGCACCAGACAGTACATCAATACGCGTGGGCGCTTCATCCGGGTCCAGATCTGGCTTTCCGGATAGTGTTTTTCCAGCGCGTTTTCGGTGGTGTAACGAATCAGCCCGCGCGGGTAGTTCATCTTGTCCATCACTTCGTCGCAGGCGTCGATACAGGCGGCACAGCCGATGCATTCGTACTGCAGCCCATCGCGGATATCAATTCCGGTGGGGCATACCTGCACGCAAATGCCACAATCCACGCAGCTGCCTTTGTTCACGCTGGCCGGGTCGATGCCCTTTTTGCGTGCGCCACGCGGTTCGCCACGTTCGGTGTCGTAGGAAATAATCAGTGTGTCGGCGTCAAACATCACGCTCTGGAAGCGGGCATACGGGCACATGTACTTGCACACCTGCTCGCGCATGAAACCGGCCATGCCGTAGGTGGCAAAGCTGTAGAAGAAGATCCAGAAGGTTTCCCACGGGCCCAGATCCCACACCAGCAGCTCGTCAATCAGCATGGTGCGCGGGGTGAAGTAGGTCACCAGGGTAAAGCCGGTAATCAGCGAAA
Protein-coding regions in this window:
- a CDS encoding FixH family protein, with translation MMHKPATPSALPWYRQRWPWLLMLGPMVVVVAGISTAVLAVKTEDTLVNDDYYKRGKEINIELTRDNAAARLKMGAQVMFGDGGRNVRIMLQSPVEAAPAKLRLWMLHPTLSQRDQEVELNKTGEGFYSGTMQLPTAAHWFVRLEDLSGRWRLQSEWRPNEDNVVALSSQPTLSTASQ
- the ccoG gene encoding cytochrome c oxidase accessory protein CcoG; the protein is MSTDKKSIPIKPVPSDKAEQAETVSLYAEHKKIHPRHVTGLFANLRIAMVVLTQLVYFVFPWLSWNDRQAVLFDLVNRKFYFFGITFFPQDFIYVAALLMMCALGLFVWTTIAGRLWCGYACPQTVYTEVFLWIEHWIEGDRSKRIKLDAAPMSARKLGLKSAKHTLWIVFSLITGFTLVTYFTPRTMLIDELLVWDLGPWETFWIFFYSFATYGMAGFMREQVCKYMCPYARFQSVMFDADTLIISYDTERGEPRGARKKGIDPASVNKGSCVDCGICVQVCPTGIDIRDGLQYECIGCAACIDACDEVMDKMNYPRGLIRYTTENALEKHYPESQIWTRMKRPRVLMYCLVLFTVFSIAVTGLFLRQPLKVDIIRDRASLVRETQDGLLENTYNIRFINISENQQKLKLSVKGLPGIKLVAERDIIDVGPTQNVLVTINVQVPPESAPKGSHKIEFEVKSVGDDSVDIEEHSSFIGE